In Lewinella sp. 4G2, the DNA window AACATTACGGACCTGGGCAACGGCTATCATCGCGTCGCCCTCAACCAGGATGGAAACCGCTCCCTGGAAAGCTGGGCCTCCAGCGGGCCGGTGGACCGCGTCAACGCCAGCATCTACCGCAGTAACGGGCAGCCCTGGCAGCAGTGGCGAATCACCCAGTCAAATGACGGCACCTACCAGTTTGTCAACCGCTGGAACCCGCGCCTGCTCTCCGAAATCGGCGGTGCCCTTTTGGTAACGGACCGCAGCACCTTCGAGGCCGTCCGCCAAAACTGGGAGCTCAACCTCTTTGGGACGGTCCCTTGTGAAACGGCGAGCGTCGAGGGTTTGTACGAGATCGTTCCCTTTACCCGTCCCTACCTGGGGCTCACGACTGACGGCACCACCAACCGTAGCGACGTGCTCCTCACCTTCGACGTAGAGAATGCCCCCCGCTGGCGAGTAACCGCGGCCGGAGATGGATTATACGCCATTCACCTGGATGGCAGCAATCAATCACTGGAATCTTACAGCCGCAGTGGACCCAATGCCACGGACGATGCGACCACCTATCGCTTCATCGATCGCCCCTGGCAACGGTGGGCCATCACCCCCGACGCGGAACGAACCAATGGCGTCCGCATCACCCAGGAGTGGAGCGGAAAGGTATTATTCTCCACAGATGACGTCAGTCTTGAGGATGGCACGGGTAGCGTAGATGAATTATGGATCTTGCGACGAGTTGCACCTACGTCGCCAATGGCTTCCACAATACAGCTAAGTGCGCCTTCCGCCGGGGCCTACCCCAGCCCATTTACTACTGAGCTTACAGTCACCACCGCCGCTGGGGAAGATGATGGCATTCAACAACTAATCATCTCCGACCTGAATGGTCGCGTCCTCCAACGGGTCGCCGGTAACGCGGCCAGTACCCAGCGGATTGACCTTGGTGCACTGCCGAGCGGTTCCTACTTGTTACGAACTGAACTAAAGGCTTCCGTGACCAACCAGATTATTGTGAAACAGTAATTAGACAGCACTCAAACCTACCTCTGGGGACTACCGGCAGCAGTGCTGGTGGTCCCTTTTTTGTGTCTCTTCGGTAGTAGAGACTGGGTGACGATTCTGGCTTGTATTCTCGCCCGTTTACATCCCCCCACTTTTGCCTAACTTACGACCCACCACAATTTTTGTCCTTCCCGAGCATGCCCACTTACACCACCCAAATCAACGGCCGTACCTACGCCGTTCCCGATGCCGAATTAGCGGCCGCCGACCTTCACACCAGCCCCGATGGCAAGCTACACCTTCTCCACCAAGGGCGCAGTTTTGCGGTGGAAGTGCTCTCCAT includes these proteins:
- a CDS encoding cadherin-like domain-containing protein codes for the protein MPFFVTATNAQNSPPVAVDDDQFRIREDIGPTGIEYSTLLRNDFDPDGNALRITGFDFGDFPGTIADQPDDESILFTTAPNFSGIIQFTYTITDGLAESSATITLNILEDGRDALVSLNGTFEVRSSVTPEFLASPRANENRAGVILRQCGAFADTWNITDLGNGYHRVALNQDGNRSLESWASSGPVDRVNASIYRSNGQPWQQWRITQSNDGTYQFVNRWNPRLLSEIGGALLVTDRSTFEAVRQNWELNLFGTVPCETASVEGLYEIVPFTRPYLGLTTDGTTNRSDVLLTFDVENAPRWRVTAAGDGLYAIHLDGSNQSLESYSRSGPNATDDATTYRFIDRPWQRWAITPDAERTNGVRITQEWSGKVLFSTDDVSLEDGTGSVDELWILRRVAPTSPMASTIQLSAPSAGAYPSPFTTELTVTTAAGEDDGIQQLIISDLNGRVLQRVAGNAASTQRIDLGALPSGSYLLRTELKASVTNQIIVKQ